A window of the Tunturibacter empetritectus genome harbors these coding sequences:
- a CDS encoding VOC family protein, which produces MIRGIKFVGVPVRNQDEALRFWTEMVGCKISTDQEMGPGQRWIELAFPGTETGIALFTPEGHEDRVGTFQSISFWCDDVFATAKSLESRGVTFVQAPRKEDWGTSAIFADADGNQFVLSSR; this is translated from the coding sequence ATGATTCGAGGCATTAAATTTGTTGGCGTTCCAGTTCGCAATCAGGATGAGGCGTTACGGTTCTGGACAGAGATGGTGGGATGCAAGATTTCGACGGACCAGGAGATGGGTCCAGGACAGCGATGGATTGAGCTTGCCTTCCCTGGGACGGAGACCGGTATTGCGTTATTTACTCCGGAGGGGCACGAAGACCGTGTCGGGACGTTTCAGTCCATCAGCTTCTGGTGCGATGACGTCTTCGCAACGGCCAAGAGCCTGGAGTCGCGTGGCGTGACCTTTGTCCAGGCTCCTCGAAAGGAAGATTGGGGAACGTCGGCGATCTTTGCAGACGCCGATGGAAATCAGTTTGTCCTGTCCAGCCGATAG
- the queA gene encoding tRNA preQ1(34) S-adenosylmethionine ribosyltransferase-isomerase QueA — MLVSDFNFDLPEELIAQSPPAIRGSSRMLLFDRITGQYHDNFFRNLPQILQPGDLLILNDSRVLPGRLYATRARSQQTQHSSPDPTGRIEVLLTQQLAANDWIALVRPSRKIQLGERLLFHAPNEAKPLLEAEIISASEFGERTLRFSPTPDFNAILNKIGHMPLPPYIHREDSDADRDRYQTVFSQESGSAAAPTAGLHFTPEILAQLKQNGIQIETITLHVGLGTFQPVRAENIEDIRLHAEHYTLPATTAEAINSAVSEGRRIIAAGTTTTRTLEHCAQMSAGSFLEPHSGQTSIFISPGYKFKIVSGLLTNFHLPQSTLLMLVSAFAGAAGGREAVLAAYAHAVEQRYRFFSYGDCMLLL; from the coding sequence TTGCTCGTATCCGACTTCAATTTCGACCTGCCCGAAGAGCTGATAGCCCAGTCCCCACCGGCGATTCGCGGCTCCAGCCGCATGCTCCTCTTCGACCGGATCACCGGCCAGTACCACGACAATTTTTTTCGCAATCTACCCCAAATTCTCCAACCCGGCGACCTCCTTATCCTCAATGACAGCCGTGTTTTACCGGGCCGCCTCTACGCCACCCGCGCCCGCAGCCAACAAACCCAACACAGCTCCCCCGATCCCACAGGTCGCATCGAAGTCCTTCTAACCCAGCAACTTGCCGCCAACGATTGGATCGCCCTCGTCCGCCCGAGCCGCAAGATTCAGCTTGGCGAACGCCTCCTCTTCCACGCCCCCAACGAAGCGAAACCCTTGCTGGAAGCGGAGATCATCTCCGCCTCCGAATTCGGCGAACGTACCCTCCGTTTCTCTCCCACGCCTGACTTCAACGCCATCCTCAACAAAATAGGCCACATGCCGCTCCCCCCGTACATACACCGCGAGGACAGCGATGCCGATCGCGACCGCTACCAGACAGTCTTCTCCCAAGAATCAGGCAGCGCTGCCGCCCCTACCGCCGGCCTCCACTTCACCCCGGAAATCCTGGCCCAACTCAAGCAAAACGGCATCCAGATCGAGACCATCACCCTGCACGTGGGATTGGGAACGTTTCAGCCAGTTCGTGCTGAAAACATTGAGGATATCCGCCTCCACGCCGAACACTACACGCTGCCTGCGACGACCGCGGAGGCCATCAACTCCGCAGTTAGTGAAGGCCGTCGCATCATCGCGGCTGGCACCACCACAACCCGTACGCTTGAACATTGCGCCCAGATGTCTGCAGGAAGTTTTCTTGAACCTCACTCGGGCCAGACGAGCATCTTCATCAGTCCTGGCTATAAGTTCAAGATTGTGAGCGGTCTGCTGACAAACTTCCATCTTCCACAATCTACGTTGCTTATGCTGGTTAGCGCCTTTGCGGGCGCTGCTGGCGGAAGGGAAGCGGTACTCGCAGCTTATGCTCACGCCGTCGAGCAGAGGTACCGCTTTTTCAGTTATGGCGACTGCATGCTTCTTCTTTAG
- a CDS encoding porin: MRCFNRLILFSLFLVVFSGFEAAAQTTTTAPTNADVQELRQTVRDLAQRVSALEAELHKEQRVTTTEVATLRPAVLVGPAADVRSSVESVSSSSVAATIPSSTTVNTQSTPAPISPVASVLPTQLPGGATLNYTFDGYYDYDFNHPIGRVQYLRAYDVLSNAFSINQADVVLALDPDVAAGRRYGVRLDLQFGQATETLQGSPQNEPRPDIYRNIFQVYGTYVVPLGKGLTVDVGKWASSLGIEGNYTKDQVNYSRSFFFNYLPFYHAGVRTSYKVNDKLAVNYWLVNGTDQSEPTNSFKDELFGFTAQPAKSVLWNFNYYLGQDHPDAAPATNCTAPVQPGLCLQAITPAPDGKQHIFDSYVTWNATPKLALSLEGDYLISREWANAAPGESSAPSHVDGGAVYARYQLTPKMALGGRTEYLSDRGGLFSGTTQALKEFTGTYEYKFGDGFLTRVEYRRDWSNVPYFLTNKPGMLSSSQPTLTVGMVWWVGGKQGAW, from the coding sequence ATGCGTTGCTTCAATCGACTTATCCTTTTTTCTCTTTTTCTTGTTGTCTTCTCGGGATTTGAAGCAGCCGCGCAGACAACGACGACTGCGCCTACAAATGCCGACGTTCAAGAATTGAGGCAGACAGTGCGCGATCTGGCGCAGCGTGTGAGCGCGCTGGAGGCGGAGTTGCACAAGGAGCAACGGGTGACAACGACGGAAGTGGCGACGCTGAGGCCGGCTGTGCTGGTTGGCCCTGCTGCGGATGTTCGCAGCAGCGTGGAGAGTGTGTCGAGCAGCAGCGTAGCAGCAACTATACCGTCGTCCACAACAGTGAATACGCAGAGCACTCCAGCACCAATCTCTCCCGTCGCTTCGGTCCTTCCGACACAACTGCCCGGCGGAGCTACGCTGAACTACACCTTTGATGGTTACTACGACTACGACTTCAATCATCCGATTGGACGGGTGCAGTATCTGCGGGCCTACGATGTGCTGAGCAATGCGTTCAGCATCAACCAGGCTGATGTCGTGCTTGCGCTCGACCCGGATGTTGCGGCGGGCAGGCGTTATGGGGTCCGGCTGGATCTGCAGTTTGGGCAGGCGACAGAGACGCTGCAGGGCAGTCCGCAGAACGAGCCTCGACCGGATATCTACCGGAATATCTTCCAAGTGTATGGAACATACGTCGTTCCTCTGGGAAAAGGACTGACAGTGGACGTGGGCAAGTGGGCGAGCTCGCTGGGGATTGAAGGCAACTATACGAAGGACCAGGTGAACTACTCGCGATCGTTCTTCTTCAACTATCTGCCGTTCTATCACGCCGGCGTCCGGACCAGCTACAAGGTGAATGACAAGCTGGCGGTGAACTACTGGCTGGTGAATGGAACAGACCAGTCGGAGCCTACGAACTCGTTCAAGGACGAGCTGTTTGGCTTTACGGCGCAGCCTGCGAAGAGTGTTCTTTGGAACTTCAACTACTACCTTGGACAGGACCATCCGGATGCCGCGCCGGCTACGAACTGCACTGCTCCGGTGCAGCCTGGGCTGTGTTTGCAGGCGATTACTCCTGCTCCGGATGGCAAGCAGCATATCTTCGACAGCTACGTGACTTGGAACGCCACGCCGAAGCTGGCGTTGTCGCTGGAGGGGGATTATTTGATCTCGCGGGAGTGGGCTAATGCGGCTCCTGGTGAGTCTTCCGCTCCTTCGCATGTGGATGGCGGGGCGGTTTATGCGCGGTATCAGCTGACGCCGAAGATGGCGCTCGGTGGGCGGACCGAGTATCTGTCGGATCGTGGAGGACTCTTCAGCGGGACGACGCAGGCGCTGAAGGAGTTTACCGGGACCTATGAGTACAAGTTTGGCGATGGGTTTTTGACGCGTGTTGAGTATCGACGAGACTGGAGCAACGTGCCGTACTTTTTGACGAACAAGCCTGGGATGCTGTCTTCGAGTCAGCCTACGCTGACTGTGGGGATGGTTTGGTGGGTTGGTGGGAAGCAGGGAGCTTGGTAA
- a CDS encoding lysophospholipid acyltransferase family protein → MASTYTLKQRLALALVPRLASATIHVLGMTLRFEDVRDPGAPLGFDAPPPAVYAFWHRCLLTSAWHFRNHDIAILISPSFDGELIARTVERLGYMAIRGSSSRSGSLGLRNMHKAYLDGHYCAITADGPRGPAMIAKPGVTQLAQLVESPVGTFYVLPERAWQLRSWDRFLIPKPFSRVFIGWPLLTTANEEAVQAALDRAVELAKSRISNPLK, encoded by the coding sequence GTGGCCTCCACCTACACCCTCAAGCAACGCCTCGCCCTCGCCCTCGTCCCCCGCCTCGCGAGCGCGACCATACACGTCCTCGGCATGACCCTTCGCTTCGAAGACGTCCGCGACCCTGGCGCACCCCTTGGCTTCGACGCCCCCCCCCCAGCCGTCTACGCCTTCTGGCACCGCTGCCTGCTTACCAGCGCTTGGCACTTCCGCAACCACGACATCGCCATTCTCATCAGCCCCAGCTTCGATGGCGAACTCATCGCCCGCACCGTCGAGCGCCTCGGCTACATGGCCATTCGAGGTTCCAGCTCGCGGTCAGGCTCCCTAGGCCTGCGCAACATGCACAAGGCTTATCTCGACGGTCACTACTGCGCCATCACGGCCGACGGCCCCCGCGGCCCCGCCATGATCGCCAAACCGGGCGTCACCCAGCTCGCCCAGCTCGTCGAAAGTCCGGTCGGAACCTTTTACGTCCTCCCCGAGCGAGCCTGGCAGCTTCGCTCCTGGGACCGCTTCCTCATCCCCAAACCATTCTCAAGAGTCTTCATAGGCTGGCCCCTGCTGACGACCGCCAACGAGGAAGCCGTTCAGGCCGCTCTTGATCGCGCGGTCGAGCTGGCCAAATCCCGAATCAGCAATCCCCTAAAATAA
- a CDS encoding ABC transporter permease codes for MHNIWLIAKREYLERIRTKAFLIATILIPLFMGAFVFGSGYLASRTKSSAHIAIVASDTSFSADLKHELQTGKNSGMTVEVLTPDSPSNSDEIRVNLDRNLQSKSGELTGYLVVTPAAQTNARPTFTYVPRSAGDISTEDTLSTAIQNVLTREGLTHQGMGSSDIAALMAPVAIDTSKTGSSRAAFGAAYLLFFLMYMVIMLYGMNTARSIIEEKSSRVFEVMLSAIKPDEMLAGKILGVGAVGISQVGVWMIAAAALGSTSLATSLIGSGHALISATQIIFFVAYFIFGFLLYSSIAAALGAMTNSEQELQQLNMFLVIPLAFCFLMIFVIVRAPNSTLAQVVSLIPFCSPLLMNFRISLTTVPPWQIGLSFILMSMTILAILWVASRIYRVGILMYGKKPNLPEILRWLKYS; via the coding sequence ATGCATAACATCTGGCTCATCGCCAAACGCGAGTACCTCGAGCGCATCCGCACCAAAGCCTTCCTCATCGCCACCATTCTCATTCCGCTCTTCATGGGAGCCTTCGTCTTCGGCAGCGGCTATCTCGCCTCTCGCACAAAATCCTCGGCCCATATCGCCATCGTCGCGTCCGACACGTCCTTCTCCGCCGATCTCAAACACGAACTTCAGACTGGAAAAAACAGTGGCATGACCGTCGAAGTCCTGACACCAGACTCGCCCTCCAACAGCGACGAGATTCGCGTCAACCTCGACCGCAATCTGCAAAGTAAATCCGGAGAACTCACGGGCTATCTCGTCGTTACGCCTGCAGCACAGACCAACGCACGCCCCACCTTCACCTATGTTCCCCGCTCAGCCGGAGACATCAGCACCGAAGACACACTCTCCACCGCCATCCAAAACGTACTCACCCGCGAAGGTCTCACGCATCAAGGTATGGGATCGTCCGACATCGCAGCCCTCATGGCCCCCGTCGCCATCGACACCAGCAAAACAGGCAGCAGCCGCGCCGCCTTCGGAGCCGCTTATCTCCTCTTCTTCCTCATGTACATGGTCATCATGCTCTACGGTATGAACACCGCACGCTCCATCATAGAAGAAAAAAGCAGCCGCGTCTTCGAGGTCATGCTCTCCGCCATCAAGCCTGACGAGATGCTCGCCGGTAAGATCCTTGGCGTCGGCGCAGTAGGCATCTCGCAAGTAGGCGTCTGGATGATTGCCGCCGCCGCCCTCGGTTCCACATCCCTCGCAACCAGCCTCATCGGCAGCGGTCACGCGCTCATCAGCGCCACGCAGATCATCTTCTTCGTCGCCTACTTCATCTTCGGCTTCCTGCTCTACTCCAGTATCGCCGCCGCTCTCGGCGCCATGACAAACTCCGAGCAGGAACTCCAGCAGCTCAACATGTTCCTCGTCATCCCGCTAGCCTTCTGCTTCCTCATGATCTTCGTCATCGTGCGCGCGCCAAACTCCACCCTCGCGCAGGTCGTCTCGCTCATCCCCTTTTGCAGCCCCCTGCTGATGAACTTCCGCATCTCCCTCACCACCGTCCCACCCTGGCAGATCGGCCTCTCATTCATCCTCATGAGCATGACCATCCTCGCCATCCTATGGGTTGCAAGCCGCATATATCGTGTAGGCATTCTCATGTACGGCAAAAAACCCAACCTCCCCGAGATCCTCCGCTGGCTCAAATACAGCTAG
- a CDS encoding MFS transporter, with amino-acid sequence MPASEASSELTAERKNILLHTPLMALAVAAFGIGTSEFIIMGLLPNLADDFRVSIPKAGVLVTGYALSVTIGAPIVAIATARLERKLALLLLMGVFTLGNLACAIAPTYNLLFAARVLTALCHGAFFGIGSVVAANLVPRNQRAQAIALMFSGLTLANVLGVPAGTALGQAYGWRFAFWAIVPIGLLAATAVFFLVPKQAAGSGSLLHEFRVLRKPQVLLVLAMSVLTSASLFCVFTYIAPTLEAVTLVSPHAVTLTLLLFGVGITVGNFLGGTLSDWRPMAFLIGALLTLLASLLALYYAEPHVIPAIAMILIWGAIQFAAGAPLQSRIVDQAAAAPNLASTLNQGAFNFGNATGASLGGMMLTAGYTYRQLPLASIIVTLVTLLLAILSARLDRKHRHARIVEKLSIL; translated from the coding sequence ATGCCTGCCTCCGAAGCAAGCTCAGAACTGACCGCCGAGCGCAAAAACATCCTGCTGCACACGCCGCTGATGGCGCTTGCGGTAGCAGCCTTCGGCATCGGCACCTCCGAGTTCATCATCATGGGCCTGCTGCCCAACCTCGCCGACGACTTCCGCGTCAGCATCCCCAAAGCCGGCGTCCTCGTCACCGGTTACGCGCTCTCCGTCACCATCGGCGCGCCAATCGTAGCCATCGCCACCGCCCGCCTCGAACGCAAACTCGCCCTCCTTCTGCTCATGGGAGTCTTCACCCTCGGCAATCTGGCATGCGCCATAGCCCCAACTTACAATCTCCTCTTCGCCGCCCGCGTCCTTACCGCCCTCTGCCACGGAGCCTTCTTCGGCATCGGCAGTGTAGTCGCTGCCAACCTCGTCCCGCGCAACCAGCGTGCCCAGGCGATTGCGCTCATGTTCTCCGGTCTCACCCTGGCCAACGTCCTAGGCGTCCCAGCCGGAACTGCACTTGGCCAGGCTTACGGCTGGAGATTCGCCTTCTGGGCCATCGTCCCCATAGGCCTCCTCGCCGCCACTGCTGTCTTCTTCCTCGTCCCCAAACAAGCAGCAGGCTCCGGCAGCCTCCTCCACGAGTTCCGCGTCCTCCGCAAGCCACAAGTCCTGCTCGTCCTCGCCATGAGCGTCCTCACCTCGGCCTCGCTCTTCTGCGTCTTCACCTACATCGCCCCCACCCTAGAGGCCGTCACGCTCGTCTCTCCCCACGCCGTCACCCTCACGCTTCTTCTCTTCGGCGTCGGCATCACCGTCGGCAACTTCCTTGGCGGCACTCTCAGCGACTGGCGCCCCATGGCCTTCCTCATCGGCGCACTCCTCACCCTCCTTGCCTCGCTCCTCGCCCTCTACTACGCCGAACCCCACGTCATCCCCGCCATCGCCATGATCCTCATCTGGGGAGCGATCCAGTTCGCCGCCGGAGCACCCCTCCAGTCCCGCATCGTCGACCAGGCCGCCGCCGCACCCAACCTCGCCTCCACCCTCAACCAGGGAGCCTTCAACTTCGGCAACGCCACCGGAGCCTCTCTCGGCGGCATGATGCTCACCGCCGGCTACACCTACCGCCAGCTCCCTCTCGCCAGCATCATCGTAACCCTCGTTACTTTGCTCCTCGCGATCCTCTCTGCCAGACTAGATCGCAAACACCGCCACGCCCGCATCGTCGAAAAGCTATCCATCCTCTAA
- a CDS encoding helix-turn-helix domain-containing protein, which produces MIEIDPYIIDVLMRDLVGHDRRPASFLVYLWLATEAEQRGSEVQIGYRELAENVGISKSAAQSAVRWLIKRRLLSAKKNNATALPTYKTLSPWKGRAQR; this is translated from the coding sequence ATGATCGAGATCGATCCGTATATCATCGACGTTCTTATGCGCGACCTCGTCGGACACGATCGCCGCCCAGCCAGCTTCCTGGTCTATCTTTGGCTCGCAACCGAAGCCGAACAGCGAGGCTCCGAGGTACAGATCGGCTACCGGGAGTTGGCCGAAAACGTCGGCATCAGTAAAAGTGCGGCACAAAGCGCAGTGCGTTGGCTGATCAAGCGCCGCCTTCTCTCCGCTAAAAAAAACAACGCAACGGCTCTACCCACCTACAAGACACTCTCTCCATGGAAGGGGCGAGCCCAACGCTGA
- a CDS encoding ABC transporter ATP-binding protein — MPIVELQHVRKAYDTKIAVADLSFTIEPGSMFGLLGPNGSGKTSSIRMMIGITVPDSGTVSLFGQPFNRNLLKRVGYLPEERGLYKKMKVMDQLIFLGQLRGLDATTASKRAHDWCDRLGITPSIDKKTEELSKGMQQKIQFISTLLHEPELIIMDEPFSGLDPVNAVLLMDTLVDLRKQGRTILFSTHRMDQVEKICDNICLIHNSHLVLSGSMREIKSRYPVNRVLINFTGDDSFLNHPAIHSSKNYGGHAEIRLRSSGAEGADAQTLLAEAIRTGARVTRFEVMEPTLEEIFIEKVTEDSTGIPAGEKVNA, encoded by the coding sequence ATGCCCATCGTAGAACTGCAACATGTCCGCAAGGCCTACGACACCAAGATCGCCGTAGCAGACCTCAGCTTCACCATCGAACCAGGCAGCATGTTCGGCCTCCTCGGCCCCAACGGCTCCGGCAAAACCTCCTCCATCCGCATGATGATCGGCATCACGGTCCCCGACTCCGGCACCGTCAGCCTCTTCGGCCAACCCTTCAACCGCAACCTCCTCAAGCGCGTCGGCTATCTCCCCGAAGAGCGCGGCCTCTACAAAAAGATGAAGGTCATGGACCAACTCATCTTTCTTGGTCAACTCCGCGGTCTCGACGCCACCACCGCGTCAAAGCGCGCACACGACTGGTGCGACCGCCTCGGCATCACCCCATCCATCGACAAGAAGACCGAAGAACTCTCCAAGGGGATGCAGCAGAAGATCCAGTTCATCTCCACCCTCCTCCACGAGCCCGAACTCATCATCATGGACGAGCCCTTCAGCGGCCTTGATCCCGTCAACGCAGTCCTTCTCATGGACACCCTCGTCGACCTCCGCAAACAAGGCCGCACCATTCTCTTCTCCACCCACCGCATGGACCAGGTCGAAAAGATCTGCGACAACATCTGCCTCATCCACAACAGCCATCTCGTTCTCTCCGGCTCCATGCGCGAGATCAAGTCCCGCTACCCCGTCAACCGCGTCCTCATCAACTTCACAGGCGACGACTCCTTCCTCAATCACCCCGCCATCCACTCCTCAAAAAACTACGGAGGCCACGCCGAGATCCGCCTTCGCAGCTCAGGAGCCGAAGGAGCCGACGCCCAGACCCTCCTCGCCGAAGCCATCCGCACCGGCGCCCGCGTCACCCGCTTCGAAGTTATGGAGCCGACACTCGAAGAGATCTTCATCGAAAAGGTCACCGAAGATTCGACCGGCATCCCCGCTGGAGAAAAAGTCAATGCATAA
- a CDS encoding DUF1059 domain-containing protein, with protein sequence MEQSNGKKHFHCKDVGYACDWQLEGDSEEEMLPVIEQHAAEVHNLTHFKEEAVEHVKEAIRRNG encoded by the coding sequence ATGGAACAGAGTAATGGGAAGAAGCACTTTCACTGCAAAGATGTCGGGTATGCGTGCGACTGGCAGCTTGAGGGCGATAGTGAAGAAGAGATGCTGCCTGTTATCGAACAGCATGCAGCGGAGGTTCATAATCTGACGCACTTCAAAGAGGAGGCGGTGGAGCATGTGAAGGAGGCAATACGGAGGAATGGCTGA
- a CDS encoding response regulator — protein MRPKKTILCVDDNEQILSVRTFLLETRGYRVVAAHSAQEALAVLDQYLPGTLDLILCDLIMPQMDGNELVRRAKQLHPGLPAMIVSGTVNAFDRAVHADVFLPKGASSPAEMIERIRVLVARKRGPKKTVVASTSQSPQLGSFTHATAS, from the coding sequence ATGCGCCCCAAGAAGACGATTCTCTGCGTAGATGACAACGAACAAATTCTTTCCGTCCGCACCTTCCTCCTCGAAACTCGTGGCTATCGCGTCGTCGCTGCCCACAGCGCGCAGGAGGCGCTCGCCGTCCTTGATCAATATCTTCCCGGCACGCTCGATCTCATCCTCTGCGATCTCATCATGCCGCAGATGGACGGCAACGAACTCGTCCGCCGCGCCAAGCAACTCCATCCCGGCTTGCCCGCGATGATCGTCTCCGGCACTGTCAATGCCTTCGATCGAGCCGTTCACGCCGATGTCTTCCTCCCGAAAGGCGCTTCGTCCCCCGCGGAGATGATCGAACGTATCAGGGTCCTCGTCGCACGTAAGCGGGGCCCAAAGAAGACCGTCGTCGCGTCGACCTCGCAGTCGCCACAGCTTGGTTCCTTCACCCACGCCACAGCAAGCTAG
- a CDS encoding ATP-dependent DNA helicase RecG gives MLELSTPIKFVKLVGERIAVELAKRGVETVEDLLYHLPFRYEDRLNPVPMSELKAGTMASVIGEVRGTVLLQTRNMPLFEMTVGQGLSTVKCMWFRGTYLRDKFHVGQMVALYGKLEPSRSSAGKFKMIQPQFEILPSGAGADAEFSMLEVGRIVPVYESLGGTTAWGAKLGSKWLRRVIWALFEELEGGEKLKADSSAALRNDKQKNELHQEQEQKQQQKQRQQVAGASSVHPTHHGETAMDGAPGLRGPRENGVVETLPGAMLKRLSFPERLKALKAVHFPEAGTPMVELMSATTPGHRRLIFEEFFYLELGLELKRRRMREREGTAFVTNVKVREAIKQVLPFHPTAAQKRVLGEIASDMRRPQPMRRLLQGDVGSGKTIVAMQAALVAIENGYQTALMAPTEILATQHYLSARKLLGDVLSPRTGKPYRVTLLTGSLDEATKREARGRIFRGETDLAIGTHALIEDKVDFENLGLVIVDEQHRFGVQQRFRLMKKPGALDPDVLVMTATPIPRTLALTLYGDLDASVIDELPPGRTPIVTRRTTEERAEDVWAFVRKQVEAGRQAYIVYPVIEGAKDDQPELDFPQDIEPDEANASVKAKADSSAALRNNNKETTARKKTTDVKGGSAKVKRTRSSVKMEKLFEPKRALRAATDMYEELRQGPLSGLRLGLLHGRLSADDKDVTMRRFQRGDLDVLIATTVIEVGVDVPNASVMVIEHAERFGLAQMHQLRGRVGRGAAKSFCVLMTGGRVSEQAEARLDAMVRTQNGFELAELDLQQRGPGEFFGTRQAGMPEFRVANLIRDRELLELAKTEAGRFASEPDPSVLSEEKDAVWARLKMQWQRKYGLVEA, from the coding sequence GTGCTGGAACTTTCTACACCTATCAAGTTTGTGAAGCTCGTGGGGGAGCGGATTGCAGTCGAGCTTGCCAAGCGCGGCGTCGAGACGGTCGAGGATCTGCTGTATCACCTGCCCTTTCGCTACGAAGATCGCCTGAACCCAGTGCCGATGAGTGAGCTGAAGGCAGGGACGATGGCGTCGGTGATCGGCGAGGTGCGTGGGACGGTGCTGCTGCAGACGCGGAACATGCCGTTGTTTGAGATGACGGTGGGACAGGGACTCAGCACGGTGAAGTGCATGTGGTTTCGCGGGACCTATTTGAGGGACAAGTTTCACGTGGGGCAGATGGTGGCGCTGTATGGCAAGCTTGAACCTTCCCGTAGCAGCGCGGGAAAGTTCAAGATGATTCAGCCGCAGTTTGAGATTCTGCCTTCGGGGGCTGGTGCGGATGCTGAGTTTTCCATGCTCGAGGTTGGGCGGATTGTGCCGGTGTATGAGTCGCTTGGGGGCACTACGGCGTGGGGCGCGAAGCTGGGATCGAAGTGGCTCAGGCGGGTGATCTGGGCCCTCTTTGAGGAGTTGGAGGGCGGGGAGAAGCTTAAAGCAGATTCCTCCGCTGCGCTGCGGAATGACAAGCAAAAGAACGAACTACACCAGGAACAAGAGCAAAAACAACAACAAAAGCAAAGGCAACAGGTGGCGGGTGCGAGCAGTGTACATCCCACCCATCACGGTGAGACTGCGATGGATGGGGCACCCGGGCTGCGTGGGCCGCGAGAGAACGGAGTGGTTGAGACCTTGCCAGGGGCGATGCTTAAGCGGCTCTCGTTTCCTGAGCGGCTGAAGGCTCTGAAGGCTGTGCATTTTCCTGAAGCCGGGACGCCGATGGTGGAGCTGATGTCGGCGACAACGCCTGGACATCGCCGGTTGATCTTCGAAGAGTTTTTCTATCTTGAGCTGGGACTGGAGTTGAAGCGGCGGCGCATGAGGGAGCGCGAAGGCACTGCGTTTGTGACGAATGTGAAGGTGCGGGAGGCGATCAAGCAGGTGCTTCCCTTCCATCCGACGGCGGCGCAGAAGCGCGTGCTGGGCGAGATTGCGAGCGATATGCGCAGGCCGCAGCCGATGCGGAGATTGCTGCAGGGCGATGTGGGATCAGGCAAGACGATCGTCGCGATGCAGGCTGCGCTGGTTGCGATTGAGAACGGCTACCAGACGGCTCTGATGGCACCGACGGAGATTCTGGCGACGCAGCATTATCTCTCCGCGAGAAAGCTGCTGGGGGATGTGCTGTCTCCACGCACGGGAAAGCCTTATCGGGTGACCCTTTTGACGGGTTCGCTCGATGAGGCGACGAAACGGGAGGCGCGCGGGAGAATCTTTCGCGGCGAGACCGATCTGGCGATTGGGACTCATGCGCTGATCGAAGATAAAGTCGACTTCGAAAATCTGGGCCTCGTGATCGTCGATGAGCAGCACAGGTTCGGCGTGCAGCAACGATTTCGGTTGATGAAGAAGCCTGGCGCGTTAGATCCGGATGTGCTGGTGATGACGGCTACGCCAATTCCTCGAACGCTTGCTCTGACGTTATACGGCGATCTTGATGCAAGTGTGATCGATGAGCTACCGCCGGGGCGAACGCCGATTGTAACCAGACGAACGACGGAGGAACGTGCGGAGGACGTGTGGGCTTTTGTGCGCAAGCAGGTAGAGGCGGGACGGCAGGCCTACATCGTGTATCCAGTGATTGAAGGTGCGAAGGATGACCAACCGGAGTTGGATTTTCCGCAGGATATTGAACCGGACGAGGCGAACGCAAGCGTAAAAGCAAAAGCGGATTCCTCCGCTGCGTTGCGGAATAACAACAAAGAAACAACGGCGAGGAAGAAGACGACGGACGTAAAGGGAGGAAGTGCAAAGGTCAAGCGCACGAGGTCTTCTGTGAAGATGGAGAAGTTATTTGAGCCGAAGAGGGCGCTTCGAGCAGCGACGGATATGTATGAGGAGCTTCGGCAGGGGCCTCTGAGCGGGCTGCGGCTGGGGCTGCTGCATGGGCGGTTGAGCGCGGACGACAAGGATGTGACGATGCGGCGGTTCCAGCGGGGAGATCTTGACGTGCTGATTGCGACGACTGTGATCGAAGTGGGCGTCGATGTCCCGAACGCTTCGGTGATGGTGATCGAACATGCCGAACGGTTTGGGTTGGCGCAGATGCATCAGCTGCGCGGCCGTGTTGGGCGTGGAGCGGCGAAGAGCTTCTGCGTGTTGATGACAGGCGGAAGGGTGAGCGAGCAGGCTGAGGCCAGGCTGGATGCGATGGTACGTACGCAGAATGGTTTTGAACTAGCCGAGCTTGATCTGCAGCAACGCGGGCCTGGAGAGTTTTTTGGAACGCGCCAGGCTGGTATGCCGGAGTTCAGGGTTGCAAATCTGATACGCGACCGAGAGCTGCTGGAGTTGGCGAAGACGGAGGCTGGGCGCTTTGCGTCGGAGCCTGATCCATCCGTTTTGAGTGAAGAGAAGGACGCAGTGTGGGCGCGACTGAAGATGCAGTGGCAGAGAAAGTACGGGTTAGTGGAAGCCTAA